DNA from Acidobacteriota bacterium:
CGAGTTCGAACAGGAAGATGCCCCAGATCGCGAGCCGGATCCACCGGCCCGGGCGGATCCGTGGGTCCATGCGGTTCTTCTGGAACCACAGCACTGCTCCGCTCTGGATCGGCAGCAGCATGGCCAGGGTCAGGGCCCCGATCGTGACCAGGAGTCTCGGGTTCGGAATCGTCATGTAGATGACGAAGGCGACGAGCGGAATCAACAGGCAGTATCCGCGGATCCAGTTCCGGCGGGCGGTCAGGTTCTGCCGGTCGAGGTAGCCGAGTTCCATGATGTAGTCGGGGATGAAGCGGGCCGCGCCGCCCACGGCGGAGAGCATGGTCGAGAACAGGATGCAGAAGGCGCCGATGCCGAACAGCCACAGCGACCAGGGACCGAGTGTCTCGGTGAACATCTCGGACAGCATGGAGATCGTCTCGAGGCCGTCCGGCACCTTGCCCCGGGCGCGCAGCACGCCGGCGCCCAGTATGTAGAAGGGCAGCGTGGCGCAGGTCAGAAGCGCCAGCGTGACCCAGACGTCGGTCTGGAGCACCTTGATCCAGCCGCGGGCTCTGGCCTCCCAGCCCGGCGCGTCGCTGCGGCCGATGAAGTTCGGGTAGCCCTTCTCGACGCACCAGTACTGGTAGGCCGACGTCTCCGACGCATTGACGCCGGTGTAGCCGTAGACGGCGATGGCGGCGACCAGGTACTCAGGCGGGAAGCTGAACGTGAGGCCCGAGAACAGGTCGGCGCGGGTCACCGCGTACTGCGTGTTCTGCATGAGGAAGGCACATACCAGGGTAGCGGCGGTGAAGATCATCACCAGCGCCAGCATGGCGTTCTCCAGCACCTTGTAGGAGCCGGTGACCAGCAGCGCGATCGTGACCACGGCGATCAGGCCGGCAGCCCAGACCGACGACACCTCCGGCACCAGGAGCGTCAGCGCCTGTCCGGCGCCGCCGATGATCCCGCCCAGTCCCATCACACCCGGGACGATGGCGATCAGGGCGATGACGACGGGAAAGCTGATCAGCCCCCGGCCCAGCGGGATCTTGCCGGGCAGCCGGTTCATGGCGCGGACGTAGGTGTCTCCCGAAACCAGGATGTAGCGGCTCAACTCCGCCTGGATCAGGGACTTGATCCAGCACGAGAGGAGCACCCACCACAGCATGACGAAGCCAGCGGCGGCGCCCAGGCCCGAGGTCAGGATGATCTCGCCCGAGCCGACGATCGACCCCGAGATGACGATGCTGGGGCCTAGGTAGCGGAACCGGGCCCGCCAGTTCGTGGGCGGCTCGACCGCGCCGCCTTCGCGGACGGTGTAGGGATCGCTCCGCGGAGAAGGGGAGTCGCTCATCGGGGGTGAAGGCGCGACTCTACACCGTTGCGCGGCCACGCTGGCGCGGGCGGCACTGGTACGCTCGCTACTCCTTGCGCGCTGGTACCGGCGCCGGCGTTTCGAACCGCATGGAGATGCCAGTGATGAAGGAAAGAGACCGCTCCCGCAGCACCAGGACGTTCGGCAGTGTCGCCCTGCTGCTGCTCCTCGCCACGGCCGCGTTCGCCCACCTGAAAGTGTCGAACACGAGCCCCGAGGACGGCGCGAAACTGAGCGGCCCGGTGCGTACCCTTCGGGTCTGGTTCAACCAGGAACCGGACCTGCCGCTGAGCAAGCTGGAACTGACGGGTCCGACCGGTCCGCTGAACGTCGAGGGCCTTCACACGATGGGCGAGAAGGACCTGATGGCCAGGGTCTCGGGGCGTATGCCGGACGGTTCGTACACCGCCAAGTGGCAGACCGCGGGCGATGACGGCCAC
Protein-coding regions in this window:
- a CDS encoding copper resistance protein CopC yields the protein MKERDRSRSTRTFGSVALLLLLATAAFAHLKVSNTSPEDGAKLSGPVRTLRVWFNQEPDLPLSKLELTGPTGPLNVEGLHTMGEKDLMARVSGRMPDGSYTAKWQTAGDDGHVRTGEWTFTIDRGGR
- a CDS encoding Nramp family divalent metal transporter, producing the protein MSDSPSPRSDPYTVREGGAVEPPTNWRARFRYLGPSIVISGSIVGSGEIILTSGLGAAAGFVMLWWVLLSCWIKSLIQAELSRYILVSGDTYVRAMNRLPGKIPLGRGLISFPVVIALIAIVPGVMGLGGIIGGAGQALTLLVPEVSSVWAAGLIAVVTIALLVTGSYKVLENAMLALVMIFTAATLVCAFLMQNTQYAVTRADLFSGLTFSFPPEYLVAAIAVYGYTGVNASETSAYQYWCVEKGYPNFIGRSDAPGWEARARGWIKVLQTDVWVTLALLTCATLPFYILGAGVLRARGKVPDGLETISMLSEMFTETLGPWSLWLFGIGAFCILFSTMLSAVGGAARFIPDYIMELGYLDRQNLTARRNWIRGYCLLIPLVAFVIYMTIPNPRLLVTIGALTLAMLLPIQSGAVLWFQKNRMDPRIRPGRWIRLAIWGIFLFELGMVWFVVRYGVFG